In the genome of Myxococcus stipitatus, one region contains:
- a CDS encoding sigma-54-dependent transcriptional regulator, translating into MHQEMPQLMSALRGAKDFETAAATTLKRMLAVAQEAVASSRYAARARVLRGIVHLRPGEAYRRLAALDVGSTEITDASVGTPFFTSATAWRAVVEHRCAVSIDVNVGTVQPHAPDAPVTGDPGLAGFHSNESRQRFLGRHATHVCVLPLRTPGGSIEGMISLEADCLAAMGQEFVWREAGEQLQLLADVAAPYLAGLPQRPVATPEVDEFLPVVGRSMAELLPILRVFALQDETILISGATGAGKSRLARWCHERSNRRGKPFETLDLVTVPEDLQMAELFGWKKGAFTGAVRDAPGSVARADGGTLFIDEIDKLSLKAQAGLLHLLESRSYRPLGEGTGERQADVRFIIGTNADLHAEVRAGRFREDLYYRVNVLPVRMPALQERQDEIPLWAQYMVNRRHRERSPEGNARVTQDAERLLVGGTWPGNLRQLDNIVRRAYTLAMVEHAVSGGELVLHEKHVARALDYEQAPGGKPLPEALRAAAQAFVAEARRRNAPLDLDLADAFRGLVLGVAIRQVGRDDGFKLLGRESLVKNRNHHKALKRELEKVEALYKALGEDASPFADLLSEDEAA; encoded by the coding sequence ATGCACCAGGAGATGCCGCAGCTCATGAGCGCGCTGCGGGGGGCGAAGGATTTCGAGACGGCGGCCGCCACCACATTGAAGCGCATGTTGGCCGTGGCTCAAGAGGCGGTTGCGTCCAGTCGGTACGCAGCCCGGGCCCGGGTGCTTCGCGGCATTGTCCACTTACGCCCTGGTGAAGCCTATCGGCGCCTGGCGGCGCTGGATGTGGGTTCAACCGAGATTACGGACGCCAGTGTGGGCACGCCGTTCTTCACGTCGGCCACGGCGTGGCGCGCGGTGGTGGAGCACCGGTGCGCCGTGTCCATCGACGTGAATGTGGGCACCGTCCAGCCGCACGCGCCGGACGCGCCCGTGACGGGAGACCCGGGACTCGCGGGCTTCCACAGCAATGAGAGCCGTCAGCGCTTCCTCGGCCGGCACGCGACGCACGTCTGTGTGCTCCCGCTGCGCACGCCGGGCGGAAGCATCGAGGGGATGATCTCCCTGGAGGCGGATTGTCTCGCGGCCATGGGGCAGGAGTTCGTCTGGCGCGAGGCGGGTGAGCAGCTCCAGCTCCTCGCGGACGTGGCCGCGCCGTATCTGGCGGGCCTGCCGCAGCGGCCGGTGGCCACGCCGGAGGTGGATGAGTTCCTGCCCGTGGTGGGCCGCTCCATGGCGGAGCTCCTGCCCATCCTTCGCGTGTTCGCGCTGCAGGACGAGACCATCCTCATCAGCGGCGCGACGGGCGCGGGCAAGTCCCGGCTGGCGCGCTGGTGCCATGAGCGCTCCAACCGTCGGGGCAAGCCCTTCGAGACCTTGGACCTGGTGACGGTGCCCGAGGACCTCCAGATGGCGGAGCTCTTCGGTTGGAAGAAGGGCGCCTTCACCGGCGCGGTGCGCGACGCGCCCGGCAGCGTGGCTCGGGCGGACGGCGGCACGCTGTTCATCGACGAAATCGACAAGCTGTCGCTCAAGGCGCAGGCGGGGCTTCTGCACCTGCTGGAGTCCCGGAGCTACCGTCCGCTGGGCGAGGGCACCGGTGAGCGCCAGGCGGACGTGCGCTTCATCATCGGCACCAACGCGGACCTCCACGCGGAGGTGCGCGCGGGCCGCTTCCGCGAGGACCTCTACTACCGCGTCAACGTGCTGCCCGTGCGCATGCCCGCGCTGCAGGAGCGTCAGGACGAAATCCCGCTCTGGGCGCAGTACATGGTGAACCGCCGTCACCGCGAGCGCTCGCCCGAGGGCAACGCGCGCGTGACGCAGGACGCGGAGCGGCTGCTCGTCGGTGGCACGTGGCCGGGCAACCTGCGGCAGCTCGACAACATCGTCCGGCGCGCCTACACGCTGGCCATGGTGGAGCACGCCGTCTCCGGTGGAGAGCTGGTGCTGCACGAGAAGCATGTCGCGCGGGCGCTCGACTACGAGCAGGCCCCGGGGGGCAAGCCGCTTCCGGAAGCGCTGCGTGCCGCCGCCCAGGCCTTCGTCGCGGAGGCGCGCCGTCGCAACGCGCCGCTGGACCTGGACCTCGCGGATGCGTTCCGCGGCCTGGTGCTGGGCGTGGCCATCCGGCAGGTGGGGCGCGATGACGGCTTCAAGCTGCTGGGCCGCGAGAGCCTGGTGAAGAACCGCAACCACCACAAGGCGCTCAAGCGCGAGCTGGAGAAGGTGGAGGCGCTCTACAAGGCGCTGGGCGAGGATGCGTCGCCCTTCGCGGACCTGCTCTCCGAGGACGAGGCCGCCTGA
- a CDS encoding serine/threonine-protein kinase PknK: MTAASRLQSLPGVGARLGPYELLEVLGQGGMGVVYRGWDPATGEPVALKTVRAASEVPLASIRREIHALRRLRHPGVVRIVAEGVTDGLPWYAMELLRGQTLRSATTAPPPGPLDAARLRETLLVMRRLCSALAFLHANGLVHRDLKPENVFVRPDGTPVLVDFGIAARFGGSRGRETLDVSGAVVGSDTYMAPEQLRGDYVDARADLYALGCILYEQLTGRPPFIPGREGPLPHQHLHLAPVPPSLRVEGLPATLDALVLKLLAKRPQERPGYAEDVSAVLESLGASEGEERVTAGPRTPAYLYRPDLAGRVGELGKLLAALDAADRGQGGRVFLGGESGAGKTRLALELASEAAWRRMAVVTGECVPVGMGGLELHAAPLHPLRPLLLAVADRCNERGAEETLRLLGPRGGVLAAYEPSLSQLPGQREQPEPPPLPAPEARQRVLSALRDTLRAFAEVQPLLLVLDDLQWADELTVSFLEELDARHLASRPVLLVGTYRMDEMGESLRAVVSAPDAVRVEVGRLDATSAGKMARGMLALREVPGPFVDALVRETSGNPFFIAEYLRAAIDAGLLFRAPSGEWLFEAQGSAGSRPLPLPGSIAELIERRLADLGADGRTLAEVASVLGRELDGELLLATAALPESAGLEAVEELRRRQVLEESGNGRLRFVHDKLREVAYARIDTSRRRALHHRCAEGMEQRDVGTAPGHLPHAAGLAHHWSRAEVPDRASRWFARAGDAARAAYANGDAITFYEAAVREAAASELNAHASPPNAPPLLLDGVWEGLGEVLALTGRQDDARQAFQEALARIEQSQRVRRANVLRKVGKSLQTHHQNEEALRIYAQAQAELGPMPDNVSSTPGHVEAAWWHEWVQLQGERITVHYWLAQLDEMRALVEGVRPVMRAHGTPLQRARFFNSLVQMQLRSERYQASNETVAHARAYAEAALESEGDAEHAGARCVVAMVLLFHGALDEAQSWMEESLRAAERLGDVTLQTRCLTYLTVILRLRGQVKAVDESSARSLELASRAGMADYAGAAHAHRAWVAWRAQDLAQAREEATEALRLWQSLSLVYPFQWLALWPLLAVELEAGRESAALEHARAMLATQQQRLPEELLQSLRAALEQPDTRSALLQASATARQLGYL; the protein is encoded by the coding sequence ATGACAGCGGCATCGAGGCTCCAAAGCCTCCCCGGGGTGGGTGCGAGGCTGGGGCCCTACGAGCTCCTCGAGGTCCTCGGCCAAGGGGGCATGGGCGTTGTCTATCGAGGGTGGGACCCGGCCACCGGCGAGCCCGTCGCGCTGAAGACGGTGCGCGCGGCCAGCGAGGTCCCCCTGGCCAGCATCCGTCGGGAAATTCACGCATTGCGACGTTTGAGGCACCCAGGTGTGGTGCGCATCGTCGCGGAAGGCGTGACGGATGGCCTGCCCTGGTACGCGATGGAGCTGCTCCGGGGACAGACGCTGCGCAGCGCGACCACCGCCCCACCACCGGGTCCTCTGGATGCGGCGCGATTGCGCGAGACGCTCCTCGTGATGCGCCGGTTGTGCTCGGCGCTGGCCTTCCTTCACGCCAACGGGCTGGTGCATCGGGACTTGAAGCCGGAGAACGTGTTCGTCCGGCCGGACGGCACTCCCGTCCTCGTGGACTTCGGCATCGCCGCGCGCTTCGGTGGCTCGCGGGGACGAGAGACGCTCGACGTCAGCGGCGCGGTGGTGGGCAGCGACACGTACATGGCGCCCGAGCAACTGCGTGGCGATTACGTGGACGCTCGCGCGGACCTCTATGCGCTGGGGTGCATCCTCTACGAGCAGCTCACCGGCAGACCGCCCTTCATCCCTGGACGCGAAGGGCCCCTGCCGCATCAGCACCTGCACCTCGCGCCCGTGCCTCCGTCCCTGCGGGTCGAGGGCCTTCCCGCGACACTCGACGCGCTGGTGCTGAAGCTGCTCGCGAAGCGGCCTCAAGAGCGACCGGGCTACGCGGAGGATGTCTCGGCGGTGCTGGAGTCCTTGGGTGCGAGCGAGGGCGAGGAGCGTGTCACCGCCGGGCCCCGGACGCCGGCCTACCTCTATCGCCCGGACCTCGCGGGGCGAGTGGGTGAGCTGGGCAAGCTGCTGGCCGCGCTGGACGCCGCGGACCGAGGACAAGGGGGCCGCGTCTTCCTCGGCGGAGAGAGTGGTGCGGGCAAGACGCGGCTCGCACTGGAGCTCGCGTCGGAAGCGGCGTGGCGGCGCATGGCGGTCGTCACCGGTGAGTGTGTCCCCGTGGGCATGGGCGGCCTGGAGCTGCACGCGGCGCCACTGCATCCCCTGCGTCCGCTGTTGCTCGCAGTCGCGGACCGATGCAACGAGCGAGGCGCGGAGGAGACGCTGCGGCTCCTGGGGCCACGTGGAGGTGTGCTGGCCGCGTATGAGCCCTCCCTGTCCCAGCTCCCTGGCCAGCGAGAGCAACCCGAGCCCCCTCCCCTGCCCGCGCCCGAGGCGCGCCAGCGAGTGCTGTCCGCGCTGAGGGACACCCTGCGCGCCTTCGCGGAGGTGCAGCCGCTGCTCCTGGTGCTGGATGACCTCCAGTGGGCGGATGAATTGACGGTGAGCTTCCTCGAGGAGCTGGATGCGCGGCATCTCGCGTCGCGCCCCGTGCTGCTGGTGGGCACGTACCGCATGGATGAGATGGGGGAGTCCCTGCGCGCCGTGGTCAGTGCACCCGACGCGGTGCGCGTGGAGGTGGGCCGGCTGGATGCAACCAGCGCGGGGAAGATGGCGCGCGGCATGCTCGCGCTGCGCGAGGTGCCCGGTCCCTTCGTGGACGCACTGGTGCGGGAGACCAGCGGCAATCCCTTCTTCATCGCCGAGTACCTGCGCGCCGCCATCGACGCGGGCCTCCTCTTTCGCGCGCCGTCGGGCGAGTGGCTCTTCGAGGCACAAGGCAGCGCGGGCAGTCGTCCCCTGCCGCTCCCCGGCAGCATCGCGGAGCTCATCGAACGCCGACTGGCCGACCTGGGCGCGGACGGACGCACGCTGGCGGAGGTGGCCTCCGTGCTCGGTCGGGAGCTGGATGGAGAGCTGCTCCTCGCCACCGCCGCGCTGCCGGAGAGTGCGGGACTGGAGGCCGTGGAGGAGCTCCGCCGAAGACAGGTCCTCGAGGAGTCCGGCAACGGGCGGCTGCGCTTCGTGCACGACAAGCTGCGCGAGGTGGCCTACGCGCGCATCGACACCTCGCGGCGCCGTGCGCTTCATCACCGGTGCGCCGAAGGGATGGAGCAGCGCGACGTGGGAACAGCGCCCGGGCACCTGCCGCATGCCGCGGGCCTCGCGCATCACTGGTCTCGCGCGGAGGTGCCGGACCGGGCCAGCCGCTGGTTCGCGCGTGCGGGTGACGCGGCGCGTGCGGCCTACGCCAACGGAGACGCCATCACCTTCTATGAAGCCGCGGTGCGCGAAGCCGCGGCGTCCGAGCTGAACGCGCATGCGTCCCCACCGAACGCGCCCCCACTCCTCCTGGATGGCGTCTGGGAAGGGCTCGGCGAAGTGCTCGCGCTCACCGGGCGGCAGGACGATGCGCGCCAGGCATTTCAGGAAGCCCTGGCACGAATCGAGCAAAGCCAGCGCGTCCGTCGCGCCAACGTCCTCCGGAAGGTGGGCAAGTCCTTGCAGACGCACCATCAGAATGAGGAAGCGCTGCGCATCTACGCCCAGGCTCAAGCCGAGCTGGGCCCGATGCCCGACAACGTCTCCTCCACCCCCGGGCACGTCGAGGCCGCGTGGTGGCATGAGTGGGTTCAGCTCCAGGGCGAGCGCATCACGGTTCATTACTGGCTGGCGCAGCTCGATGAGATGCGCGCGCTGGTCGAAGGTGTCCGCCCGGTGATGCGGGCCCATGGCACGCCCCTTCAGCGTGCGCGTTTCTTCAACTCGCTGGTCCAGATGCAACTGCGCAGCGAGCGTTATCAAGCTTCAAACGAAACCGTGGCCCACGCCCGGGCCTACGCGGAAGCCGCGCTGGAGTCAGAGGGGGACGCGGAACATGCGGGAGCCCGGTGCGTGGTCGCCATGGTGTTGCTCTTCCATGGCGCCCTGGACGAAGCCCAGTCCTGGATGGAGGAGTCCTTGCGGGCAGCGGAGCGGCTCGGTGATGTGACCTTGCAGACGCGCTGCCTCACGTACCTCACCGTCATCCTCCGACTGCGCGGACAGGTGAAGGCGGTGGACGAGTCCTCCGCGAGAAGCCTCGAGCTCGCCAGCCGCGCCGGCATGGCGGACTACGCGGGGGCCGCGCACGCCCATCGCGCCTGGGTGGCCTGGAGGGCGCAGGACCTCGCCCAGGCCCGAGAGGAAGCCACCGAGGCGCTCCGGCTGTGGCAATCCCTCTCACTCGTCTATCCGTTCCAGTGGCTGGCGCTCTGGCCCCTGCTCGCCGTGGAGCTGGAGGCGGGCCGCGAGTCGGCGGCGTTGGAACATGCTCGCGCGATGCTCGCGACACAGCAGCAGCGGCTCCCGGAGGAGCTCCTGCAATCGCTGCGAGCGGCGCTGGAGCAACCGGACACACGAAGCGCACTGCTCCAGGCGAGCGCGACGGCGCGACAGCTCGGCTACCTGTAG
- a CDS encoding YcaO-like family protein — protein MRTDSVDSPVVGAAPGTAKHFRQGTHRTVSPEETLERVRRLMPVLGITRIANVTGLDTIGIPVVMVTRPNARSLAVSQGKGLTLAAAKASGLMESVEGYHAEHITLPLKLATYNELRFRTPVVDVAGLPRLSVSLFHPNWRMLWVEGVDLLGGGPLWLPFDLVHTDFTLPLPTGSGAFLMSSNGLASGNHVLEATLHGLCEVVERDASALWHARGEKGQAGTRLDLSTVDDPACREVLETYARAGVAVGVWETTSDVGVPAFTCYIVDQERESLRPVAVAGGMGCHPSRGVALLRALTEAAQSRLTRICGARDDLHRKAYEEAREGVDADRLRTRLREEKPVRRFQEAPHQDASTLEEDLGWVLAKLRMAGVSQVVAVELTKPELGIPVVRVVVPGLEPTHEAPGYVPGPRAQRVMRGGAS, from the coding sequence ATGCGCACAGACTCCGTGGACTCCCCTGTCGTCGGCGCCGCTCCCGGTACCGCCAAGCACTTCCGCCAAGGCACCCACCGGACCGTCTCCCCCGAGGAGACCCTGGAGCGTGTGCGACGACTGATGCCCGTCCTCGGCATCACCCGCATCGCCAACGTCACGGGCCTGGATACCATCGGCATCCCCGTGGTGATGGTGACGCGCCCCAACGCGCGCTCGCTGGCGGTGTCCCAGGGCAAGGGGCTCACGCTCGCCGCCGCGAAGGCGTCGGGGCTGATGGAGTCCGTGGAGGGCTATCACGCCGAGCACATCACCCTGCCCCTGAAGCTGGCCACGTACAACGAGCTGCGCTTCCGCACGCCCGTGGTCGACGTGGCGGGGCTGCCTCGCCTGTCGGTGAGCCTGTTTCATCCCAACTGGCGCATGTTGTGGGTCGAGGGCGTGGACCTGTTGGGTGGCGGCCCGCTGTGGCTGCCGTTCGACCTGGTGCACACCGACTTCACGCTGCCCCTTCCCACTGGCAGTGGCGCGTTCCTCATGAGCAGCAATGGGCTGGCCTCGGGGAATCATGTCCTCGAGGCCACGCTGCATGGCCTGTGTGAAGTGGTGGAGCGGGATGCCTCCGCGCTCTGGCATGCCCGAGGCGAGAAGGGGCAAGCGGGGACGCGGCTGGACCTGTCGACGGTGGATGACCCCGCCTGCCGCGAGGTGCTGGAGACCTACGCACGGGCAGGCGTGGCCGTGGGCGTCTGGGAGACGACCAGCGACGTGGGGGTGCCCGCGTTCACCTGTTACATCGTCGACCAGGAGCGCGAGTCGCTGAGGCCCGTCGCCGTGGCGGGGGGCATGGGCTGTCACCCCTCGCGCGGCGTGGCGCTGCTGCGCGCGCTGACGGAGGCGGCGCAGAGTCGGCTCACGCGCATCTGCGGTGCTCGCGATGACCTGCATCGCAAGGCGTATGAGGAGGCTCGCGAAGGGGTGGACGCGGACCGGCTCCGGACGCGGCTGCGGGAGGAGAAGCCCGTGCGCCGCTTCCAGGAGGCACCGCATCAAGACGCGAGCACCCTGGAGGAAGACCTCGGGTGGGTGCTGGCGAAGCTGCGCATGGCGGGTGTGTCGCAAGTCGTCGCCGTGGAGCTGACGAAGCCGGAGCTGGGCATCCCCGTGGTGCGTGTGGTGGTGCCTGGACTGGAGCCCACGCATGAGGCGCCGGGCTATGTCCCCGGGCCGCGCGCGCAGCGCGTCATGCGAGGAGGTGCGTCATGA
- a CDS encoding TfuA-like protein — protein sequence MKVFIFTGPTLRPEEARQELEAVYLPPVQQGDIYRATLEKPVALGIIDGFFEHVPAVWHKEILWAMAEGIHVFGAASMGALRASELTAFGMEGVGAIFEDFHRGVLEDDDEVAVAHASAEDGWRPLSEAMVNIRATLSAAHAAGVVSDDTRGGLERLAKSLFYVERAWPTLLTRGAREGLPVAELAALKDWLPRGRVDAKRADAVTMLRTIRERLDAGLPPKETRFPFQHTDAWEEARRRASRLPLRPTANPSEGVASEALLDELRLRGGMRDARRASMARALAVEEARRLGRVPNAAELHTTEALLRQERELTPETFERWKSEQHVDDVARLLRDESHVRWVETLFEPDVMRHLADHLRLTGQYGELLHRARDKETVLAEAGLSAPRLEDAGITEPALWAWYYEEHQGRMVPVALEQAAREEGFPDVASLRRAALRELCYVLAKAGATG from the coding sequence ATGAAGGTGTTCATCTTCACCGGCCCCACACTGCGCCCCGAGGAGGCTCGCCAGGAGCTGGAGGCCGTGTACCTGCCTCCCGTGCAGCAAGGAGACATCTACCGGGCGACGCTCGAGAAGCCGGTGGCGCTGGGCATCATCGACGGCTTCTTCGAGCATGTGCCCGCCGTGTGGCACAAGGAGATCCTCTGGGCCATGGCGGAAGGCATCCACGTCTTCGGCGCCGCGAGCATGGGGGCGCTGCGAGCCTCGGAGCTGACCGCCTTCGGGATGGAGGGCGTCGGCGCCATCTTCGAGGACTTCCATCGCGGGGTGCTGGAGGACGACGACGAGGTGGCCGTGGCGCACGCGAGCGCGGAAGACGGCTGGCGCCCCCTGTCCGAAGCCATGGTGAACATCCGCGCCACGCTGTCGGCCGCACACGCCGCGGGCGTGGTGAGTGACGACACTCGGGGCGGGCTCGAGCGACTGGCCAAATCGCTGTTCTACGTGGAGCGCGCGTGGCCGACCTTGCTGACGCGGGGAGCTCGCGAAGGACTTCCCGTGGCGGAGCTGGCGGCGCTCAAGGACTGGCTGCCACGCGGCCGGGTGGATGCGAAGCGCGCGGATGCCGTGACGATGTTGCGGACGATTCGGGAGCGCCTCGACGCGGGGCTGCCGCCGAAGGAGACCCGCTTCCCCTTCCAGCACACGGATGCGTGGGAGGAAGCCCGGCGGCGCGCGAGCAGACTGCCCTTGCGGCCCACCGCGAATCCCTCGGAGGGAGTGGCTTCGGAGGCCCTGCTCGATGAGCTGCGCCTTCGCGGCGGGATGAGGGACGCACGGCGGGCCAGCATGGCGCGTGCGCTCGCGGTGGAGGAGGCCCGGAGGCTGGGACGCGTCCCGAATGCGGCGGAGCTCCATACGACGGAAGCCCTGCTGCGCCAGGAGCGGGAGCTCACCCCCGAGACCTTCGAGCGGTGGAAGTCCGAGCAACACGTCGACGACGTCGCGCGCCTGCTCCGGGATGAATCACACGTGAGATGGGTGGAGACCCTCTTCGAGCCCGATGTGATGCGCCACCTGGCGGACCATCTGCGGCTGACGGGTCAGTACGGTGAGCTGCTCCACCGCGCGCGCGACAAGGAGACGGTGCTCGCGGAAGCCGGGCTGTCGGCACCTCGACTCGAGGACGCGGGCATCACCGAGCCGGCGCTCTGGGCCTGGTACTACGAGGAGCATCAGGGCCGGATGGTGCCCGTGGCGCTCGAACAGGCCGCGCGGGAAGAGGGCTTCCCGGATGTGGCGTCCCTCCGCAGGGCCGCGCTGCGAGAACTCTGCTACGTCCTCGCGAAGGCCGGCGCCACGGGCTGA
- a CDS encoding class I SAM-dependent methyltransferase: MEKRTDWYEHPEYYEAIFGTDTVREVDFLQALSARHGTGGSKWLEPACGAGRLVEEATRRGLKVTGYDISEAMLAHARKRLTPAERRRVKLSPSRMEEFFSPELEGQVDVAHNLVSTFRYLDSEAAALAHLKGTRRLLKPDGVYVLGFHLTDYARTTPEHERWLGKVGKDKVVCNTHEGTPDRRARRSPMRNRLRITGPGKDWLIETTWFFRTYDGAQARKLFRDAGLHVVAEYNFDYNLEAPETRNSRRLDRVFVLKPVPGAASASPPPEAPAKAAKPAKKRASVKKSAAKEPARKAR, encoded by the coding sequence ATGGAAAAACGCACGGACTGGTATGAGCACCCGGAGTACTACGAGGCCATCTTCGGCACGGACACCGTGCGCGAGGTGGACTTCCTCCAGGCGCTGAGCGCACGCCATGGCACGGGCGGCTCAAAGTGGTTGGAGCCCGCGTGTGGCGCGGGGCGGTTGGTCGAGGAGGCCACCCGTCGCGGGCTGAAGGTCACCGGCTACGACATCTCCGAGGCGATGCTCGCCCATGCGCGCAAGCGGCTGACGCCCGCCGAGCGTCGGCGGGTGAAGCTGTCTCCGTCCCGCATGGAGGAGTTCTTCTCACCCGAGCTGGAGGGGCAGGTGGATGTCGCGCACAACCTGGTCTCCACCTTCCGGTATCTCGACAGCGAGGCGGCGGCGCTCGCGCACCTGAAGGGGACCCGGCGGCTGCTCAAGCCCGACGGTGTCTACGTGCTGGGCTTCCACCTCACCGACTACGCGAGGACGACGCCCGAGCACGAGCGCTGGCTGGGGAAGGTCGGGAAGGACAAGGTCGTCTGCAACACGCACGAGGGCACTCCCGACCGCCGCGCCCGCCGCTCACCGATGCGCAACCGGCTGCGCATCACCGGGCCCGGGAAGGACTGGCTCATCGAGACCACGTGGTTCTTCCGCACCTACGACGGAGCCCAGGCGCGCAAGCTCTTCCGGGACGCGGGGCTGCACGTCGTGGCCGAGTACAACTTCGACTACAACCTGGAGGCTCCCGAGACGCGCAACAGCCGCCGGTTGGACCGCGTCTTCGTGCTGAAGCCGGTGCCTGGCGCGGCGAGCGCATCGCCTCCGCCGGAGGCTCCCGCCAAGGCGGCGAAGCCCGCGAAGAAGCGAGCCTCGGTGAAGAAGTCCGCCGCGAAGGAGCCGGCTCGCAAGGCGCGCTGA
- a CDS encoding lysylphosphatidylglycerol synthase transmembrane domain-containing protein: protein MDDAISEVRVEPVEAEGSSRRHGVWGWLPGVLLLGAFTVFVVARFGEEKQFALMLKRARPEWLLCGVALQVLSYLVMAACWRLVLGMANVRPPWFRTAGLSVMKLSFDQLVPTAGIGGSVVVMKGLQSEGAPPRIATAALLVDMVSFYIAHALAVVFAIVTLWLHAALHAAILGLATAFAVLACVVPFAILWLTRHGGWTPPKWVRRIPGLTSLLDSISQVPPELVRNRGLLAKATACQLGVFVADALTLSCMLLAVGHPVGFPSVFAAFMLATLVMTLSIIPGGVGTFEATAVGTLASLGVPVEVSLTAVLLLRGFTLWLPLPLGVVFLHRMLGMRLRDVMSRSRNESEDSPAESPHRSHA, encoded by the coding sequence GTGGATGACGCAATCTCGGAGGTGAGGGTGGAGCCCGTGGAGGCGGAGGGTTCCTCGCGCCGTCACGGTGTCTGGGGTTGGCTTCCGGGGGTGTTGTTGCTCGGGGCCTTCACCGTGTTCGTGGTGGCGCGCTTCGGGGAGGAGAAGCAGTTCGCGCTCATGCTGAAGCGCGCGAGGCCGGAGTGGCTGCTGTGCGGTGTCGCGCTCCAGGTGCTCTCGTACCTCGTCATGGCGGCCTGCTGGCGGCTGGTGCTGGGCATGGCGAACGTGAGGCCGCCCTGGTTCCGCACCGCGGGCCTGTCGGTGATGAAGCTCTCGTTCGACCAGCTCGTTCCCACGGCGGGCATCGGCGGCTCGGTGGTGGTGATGAAGGGGCTTCAGAGTGAAGGGGCTCCACCGCGAATCGCGACGGCCGCGCTGCTGGTGGACATGGTGTCCTTCTACATCGCGCATGCGCTGGCGGTGGTCTTCGCCATCGTGACGCTGTGGCTCCATGCGGCGTTGCACGCGGCCATCCTCGGGCTGGCCACGGCCTTCGCGGTGCTCGCGTGTGTGGTGCCATTCGCCATCCTCTGGCTGACGCGGCATGGAGGCTGGACGCCGCCGAAGTGGGTGCGCCGCATCCCGGGGCTCACCTCGCTCCTGGACTCCATCTCCCAGGTTCCGCCGGAGCTGGTGAGGAACCGGGGGCTCCTGGCGAAGGCGACCGCGTGTCAGCTGGGCGTCTTCGTGGCGGATGCGCTCACGCTGTCGTGCATGTTGCTCGCGGTGGGGCACCCGGTGGGCTTCCCGAGCGTGTTCGCGGCCTTCATGCTGGCCACGCTGGTGATGACCCTCAGCATCATCCCGGGCGGCGTGGGGACGTTCGAGGCGACCGCCGTGGGGACGCTGGCCTCGCTGGGCGTGCCGGTGGAGGTATCGCTCACCGCGGTGCTGTTGTTGCGGGGTTTCACCTTGTGGCTGCCGCTGCCGCTGGGGGTGGTGTTCCTGCATCGCATGTTGGGGATGCGGCTGCGCGATGTGATGTCACGCTCTCGGAACGAGTCCGAGGATTCGCCCGCGGAGTCGCCCCATCGGAGCCACGCGTGA
- a CDS encoding CBS domain-containing protein has product MLTVGELMTRDVITLEETDDLVRVDDLLKLNHIRHLPVVREGRLVGLVSHRDLIRALSRQLASSGAKPIAVASIMSRDVEAVGLDLSVRDAIYKLLDHRFGCLPVVDRDRRLVGIVTEADFMRLAARLLDAARTRGGEEAEVSAH; this is encoded by the coding sequence ATGCTCACCGTGGGCGAACTGATGACCCGCGACGTCATCACGCTGGAGGAGACGGATGACCTGGTTCGCGTGGATGACCTGCTGAAGCTCAATCACATCCGTCACCTGCCCGTGGTGCGGGAGGGGCGGCTGGTGGGGCTGGTGAGCCATCGAGACCTCATCCGCGCGCTGTCGCGCCAGCTGGCGTCCTCTGGCGCCAAGCCCATCGCCGTCGCCAGCATCATGTCGCGCGACGTGGAGGCGGTGGGGCTGGACCTGTCCGTGCGCGACGCCATCTACAAGCTCCTGGACCATCGCTTCGGGTGTCTGCCCGTGGTGGATCGGGACCGGCGACTGGTGGGCATCGTCACGGAGGCGGACTTCATGCGCCTGGCGGCGCGGCTCCTGGATGCGGCGCGGACGCGAGGTGGTGAAGAGGCGGAAGTCTCCGCGCATTGA